Proteins encoded together in one Rossellomorea sp. y25 window:
- a CDS encoding HIT family protein, with translation MEDCLGCRLANEKERVFIIYENDHVACFLDHVPHHPGHTLILPKRHKVEVTEISEEESLSVMKATQLVAQAIQALYEPNGITICQNGGIYNELTHYHMHVIPRNEEAERFGDLFYGEADVVSYSESLEETQKKMKTFISRLLE, from the coding sequence TCTCGGCTGCCGCCTTGCAAATGAAAAAGAGAGAGTATTTATCATATACGAAAATGATCATGTGGCCTGCTTTTTGGACCATGTCCCGCATCACCCCGGACATACCCTGATCCTCCCTAAACGACACAAAGTGGAAGTAACGGAAATCAGTGAAGAAGAAAGCCTCTCCGTAATGAAGGCTACACAACTAGTTGCACAAGCCATTCAGGCTCTATATGAACCAAATGGCATTACCATCTGCCAAAATGGAGGCATATACAACGAATTAACTCATTATCATATGCATGTTATCCCTCGTAATGAGGAAGCGGAAAGATTCGGAGACTTATTCTATGGTGAGGCCGACGTTGTATCATACAGTGAATCCCTGGAAGAAACCCAGAAGAAAATGAAAACCTTCATAAGTAGATTACTAGAATAG
- a CDS encoding aminopeptidase has protein sequence MTFNKDFDEKLKQYAELAIKVGVNVQPDQLLWISAPLGTEKFVRIVVKEAYLAGARNVHVQWYDEEIMRTHYELAPDDTFYEYPSWLSAAHEWVVDHKGAFLQIEANDPDLLKGIDPERILNFEKASGDALDRFYEAIEKDQISWSIVAIPSQKWADKVFPDLSEKERITSLWDRIFTSVRIDHEDPVLAWQTHIQTLTNKARELNDLKLESLHYQSEGTDLIIELHEDHLWLTGASNTPQGTHFIANMPTEEVYTVPVKTGVNGTVTSTKPLAYNGNVIEDFTLTFENGKITTVTARKGEEILKKLILTDEGAAYLGEVALVPHQSPISDSGVLFFNTLFDENASNHLAIGSSYPTCIKDGEILSDEEREAKGLNESVVHEDFMIGSAQMNIDGVCRDGRKIAIFRNGNWAI, from the coding sequence ATGACGTTCAATAAAGATTTCGATGAAAAATTAAAACAATACGCTGAGCTCGCCATTAAAGTGGGAGTAAATGTTCAGCCTGATCAGCTCTTATGGATTTCTGCACCACTCGGAACTGAAAAATTCGTACGCATTGTTGTAAAAGAAGCATATCTTGCCGGAGCAAGAAATGTACATGTTCAATGGTATGACGAGGAGATCATGAGAACACATTATGAATTGGCGCCGGATGATACATTTTATGAATATCCGAGCTGGCTGTCTGCTGCTCATGAGTGGGTTGTGGACCATAAAGGAGCATTCCTGCAAATAGAAGCCAATGACCCGGATCTGCTGAAAGGAATAGATCCCGAACGGATCCTTAATTTTGAAAAAGCAAGTGGAGACGCCCTTGACCGTTTCTATGAAGCAATCGAAAAAGATCAAATCAGCTGGTCGATCGTCGCCATCCCTTCACAGAAATGGGCCGATAAAGTCTTTCCTGACTTGTCCGAGAAAGAGAGAATCACAAGCCTTTGGGACCGTATCTTCACATCCGTCCGCATCGATCATGAAGATCCCGTCCTCGCTTGGCAAACACATATCCAAACTCTGACCAACAAAGCAAGAGAACTCAATGACTTAAAGCTTGAAAGCCTGCACTACCAATCGGAAGGAACGGACCTAATCATAGAACTCCATGAAGACCACCTGTGGCTGACGGGGGCGAGCAATACACCACAAGGAACACATTTCATTGCCAATATGCCGACAGAAGAAGTCTATACTGTTCCTGTGAAAACCGGAGTCAATGGCACAGTTACAAGCACCAAGCCACTGGCGTACAATGGCAACGTCATTGAAGACTTTACCCTTACTTTTGAGAATGGAAAAATTACGACTGTAACAGCAAGAAAAGGAGAGGAAATCCTGAAAAAATTGATTCTAACAGATGAAGGAGCAGCCTACCTTGGAGAGGTGGCACTTGTTCCACATCAGTCACCTATCTCTGATTCTGGCGTTCTCTTCTTTAACACCTTATTCGATGAAAATGCATCCAATCATCTAGCGATCGGTTCCTCTTATCCAACGTGCATAAAGGATGGAGAGATATTATCTGATGAAGAACGGGAAGCTAAGGGACTTAATGAAAGTGTAGTTCATGAAGATTTCATGATTGGATCAGCCCAAATGAATATAGATGGAGTGTGTCGTGATGGAAGGAAGATTGCTATTTTCCGTAATGGGAACTGGGCTATCTAA